From a region of the Tursiops truncatus isolate mTurTru1 chromosome 13, mTurTru1.mat.Y, whole genome shotgun sequence genome:
- the GRP gene encoding gastrin-releasing peptide codes for MIFGDRCPSAPARSRETSERWGRRWRIPLRPRPGLHIKSGHRGGCSSGAGGGGGGAPLRSRSSRLSSAVEAHSPPSLAAALRGLPAGTMRGRDFPLVLLALVLCQAPRGPAAPVSAGGGTLLAKMYPRGNHWAVGHLMGKKSTGESLYVYEGGSLKEQLREYIRWQEATRNLLSLLEAKGTRSHQPPQRVPWAFASPPGIQRAAATLKTWDRGSKLVDSPGSQREGRNPQLN; via the exons ATGATTTTCGGAGACCGTTGTCCCAGCGCTCCGGCTCGCTCCAGGGAGACGTCAGAGCGCTGGGGTCGGCGGTGGAGGATCCCCCTGCGCCCCCGCCCGGGCTTGCATATAAAGTCGGGGCATCGTGGAGGCTGCAGCAGCggcgctggcggcggcggcggcggcgctccTCTGAGGTCTCGGTCCTCCCGTCtctcctctgcagtggaagcgcactCTCCGCCCAGTCTCGCCGCGGCGCTCCGAGGGCTTCCCGCCGGGACCATGCGCGGCCGCGACTTCCCGCTCGTCCTGCTGGCTCTGGTCCTCTGCCAGGCGCCCCGGGGACCGGCCGCCCCGGTGTCGGCGGGCGGAGGGACCCTGCTGGCCAAGATGTACCCGCGCGGCAACCACTGGGCGGTGG GACATTTAATGGGAAAAAAGAGCACAGGAGAGTCCCTGTATGTTTATGAGGGAGGGAGCCTGAAGGAGCAGCTGAGGGAGTACATTCGGTGGCAGGAAGCTACAAGGAATTTGCTGAGCCTCCTAGAAGCAAAGGGGACCAGAAGCCATCAGCCACCTCAACGGGTGCCCTGGGCATTTGCCAGTCCACCTGGGATTCAGAGGGCAGCAGCAACTTTAAAGACGTGGGATCGAGGCTCAAAG